The following are encoded in a window of Bordetella genomosp. 10 genomic DNA:
- the ampD gene encoding 1,6-anhydro-N-acetylmuramyl-L-alanine amidase AmpD: MSLQLDRHGWLKPVRGVSLTPSPNFNERPRGTEVSLLVIHNISLPPGEFGGPYIEGLFCNRLDYGAHPWFERLRGLRVAAHFLVRRDGAVQQFVSTDKRAWHAGASRLGKREGCNDFSVGIELEGTDVLPYTDEQYATLARLTSALKARYPLVHAWGHEHIAPGRKTDPGPAFDWPRFGATCGFLRRALPPG; the protein is encoded by the coding sequence ATGTCTTTGCAATTGGACCGACACGGCTGGCTCAAGCCGGTGCGCGGCGTCTCGCTGACGCCGTCGCCTAATTTCAATGAACGTCCGCGAGGCACGGAAGTCAGCCTGCTGGTCATCCACAACATCAGCCTGCCGCCCGGGGAATTCGGCGGCCCGTATATCGAAGGCCTGTTCTGCAACCGCCTGGATTATGGCGCGCATCCCTGGTTCGAGCGCCTGCGGGGCTTGCGCGTCGCCGCGCATTTCCTCGTCCGCCGCGACGGCGCCGTCCAGCAATTCGTTTCCACCGACAAGCGGGCCTGGCATGCGGGCGCGTCACGCCTGGGCAAGCGCGAGGGCTGCAACGATTTTTCCGTGGGCATCGAACTGGAAGGCACGGATGTGCTGCCCTATACCGACGAACAATACGCGACGCTGGCCCGGCTGACGTCGGCCCTCAAGGCGCGCTACCCGTTGGTCCACGCCTGGGGCCACGAACATATCGCGCCGGGCCGCAAGACCGACCCCGGTCCCGCCTTCGATTGGCCGCGGTTCGGCGCCACGTGCGGTTTCCTGCGGCGGGCCCTGCCACCCGGCTGA
- a CDS encoding PP0621 family protein gives MGKLIFWFVIGLVIMTVARIAARAGARAAQQQAREQARQQQQPGHGNRANAGGDRPGRPAAVQQAEQMVRCAHCGIHLPRSEAVLSAGETYCGQEHARLGVARH, from the coding sequence GTGGGTAAGCTGATTTTCTGGTTCGTCATCGGACTGGTCATCATGACGGTCGCGCGCATCGCCGCGCGCGCCGGCGCACGCGCGGCGCAGCAGCAGGCGCGCGAGCAGGCCCGGCAGCAACAGCAGCCCGGCCACGGCAACCGGGCCAACGCCGGCGGGGACCGGCCCGGCCGGCCGGCGGCGGTTCAGCAGGCCGAACAGATGGTGCGCTGCGCGCATTGCGGCATCCACCTGCCGCGTTCGGAAGCCGTGCTCAGCGCCGGGGAAACGTATTGCGGGCAGGAACATGCCCGGCTGGGCGTGGCGCGGCATTGA
- a CDS encoding cytochrome C assembly family protein: MSTGIVFHAAAAVAYAVLAGSLWRRLGKTQDVQKAGRANRLCLLGALLLQGIALYESILGGEALFVGWALALSAAVWLGMVIFWLESLLVRIDGLQLLLLPAATLTTALAALFPQGQTVPHAHNAWLRTHLVIALAAYGLMTVAALHAGLMALLDRHLHRPPSPAGQATIVGRVLDVQPPLLMQEYLLFRLISVGFCVLTLTVCTGAIASYELTGKPLPFDHKTVFTLLSWLTFGVLLLGRYLKGWRGRVALRWTLVGFALLILAYTGSRFVLEVILHRG; the protein is encoded by the coding sequence ATGTCAACAGGCATTGTATTTCACGCGGCCGCCGCCGTCGCTTATGCGGTGCTGGCGGGGTCGCTATGGCGCCGGCTGGGCAAGACCCAGGACGTGCAGAAGGCGGGCCGGGCCAACCGCCTGTGCCTGCTGGGCGCCCTGCTCTTGCAAGGCATCGCGCTCTACGAAAGCATCCTGGGCGGCGAGGCCCTGTTCGTGGGCTGGGCGCTGGCGCTGTCGGCCGCCGTCTGGCTGGGAATGGTGATTTTCTGGCTGGAAAGCCTGCTGGTGCGGATCGACGGGCTGCAATTGCTGCTGCTGCCGGCCGCCACCCTGACCACCGCCCTGGCGGCGCTTTTTCCCCAGGGACAAACCGTGCCGCACGCGCATAACGCCTGGCTGCGCACCCATCTGGTCATCGCCCTGGCCGCCTACGGCCTGATGACGGTGGCGGCGCTGCATGCCGGCCTGATGGCCCTGCTCGACCGCCACCTGCACCGCCCGCCCAGCCCCGCCGGCCAGGCCACCATCGTCGGCCGCGTCCTGGACGTGCAGCCGCCCCTGCTGATGCAGGAATATCTGCTGTTCCGCCTGATTTCGGTGGGCTTCTGCGTGCTGACCCTGACGGTCTGCACCGGCGCCATCGCGTCGTACGAACTTACCGGAAAACCGCTACCCTTCGATCACAAGACGGTTTTCACGCTGCTGTCCTGGCTGACGTTCGGCGTGCTGTTGCTGGGCCGTTACCTGAAGGGCTGGCGCGGGCGCGTGGCGCTGCGCTGGACGCTGGTCGGCTTTGCCTTGCTGATTCTGGCCTATACCGGAAGCCGGTTCGTGCTGGAAGTGATTTTGCATCGAGGTTGA
- the ffh gene encoding signal recognition particle protein yields MLDNLTQRLSRVVKTLRGEARLTEANTQEMLREVRMALLEADVSLPVVRDFVARVKEKALGEEVATSLSPGQALVGLVHKELTALMGGDLGPDAGELSLATQPPAIILMAGLQGAGKTTTTGKLARWLAEGNHVQNGRKTGKKKVLVVSADVYRPAAIDQLKTVAAQVGVDFLPSDPSQKPEDIARNAVDHARRFHYDVLILDTAGRLGIDEAMMREIRALYDLVKPIETLFVVDAMQGQDAVNTAKAFADALPLTGVVLTKLDGDARGGAALSVRHVTGKPLKFVGVSEKLDGLEAFYPDRMAQRVLGMGDIVSLVEQAQKNIDIAEAQKLASKLKSGNKFDLNDFREQLGQVKKLGDMGSLLEKLPAQFQQAAGQLQNGQADKQLRRTEGILNSMTPAERAKPELIKASRKRRIATGAGVPVQEVNRLLSQFEQMQGMMKQMKKGGMAKMMRAMGGLKGLGKLGGLR; encoded by the coding sequence ATGCTCGATAACCTTACCCAACGCCTGTCGCGCGTCGTCAAGACGTTGCGCGGCGAAGCCCGTCTGACCGAGGCCAATACGCAGGAAATGCTGCGTGAAGTGCGCATGGCCCTGTTGGAAGCCGACGTGTCGCTGCCCGTGGTGCGCGACTTCGTGGCCCGCGTCAAGGAAAAGGCGCTGGGCGAGGAAGTCGCCACCAGCCTGAGCCCCGGCCAGGCCCTGGTCGGCTTGGTCCACAAGGAATTGACGGCCCTCATGGGCGGCGACCTGGGACCGGATGCGGGCGAGCTGTCCCTGGCCACCCAGCCGCCGGCCATCATCCTGATGGCGGGCCTGCAGGGCGCCGGCAAGACGACCACCACCGGCAAGCTCGCGCGCTGGCTGGCCGAAGGCAATCACGTACAGAACGGCCGCAAGACCGGCAAGAAGAAAGTCCTGGTGGTCAGCGCCGACGTCTACCGTCCGGCCGCTATCGACCAGTTGAAAACCGTGGCCGCCCAGGTGGGCGTCGACTTCCTGCCGTCCGATCCCAGCCAGAAGCCGGAAGACATCGCGCGCAACGCCGTCGACCACGCGCGCCGCTTCCACTACGACGTCCTGATCCTGGATACGGCGGGCCGCCTGGGTATCGACGAGGCCATGATGCGTGAAATCCGCGCGCTGTACGACCTGGTCAAGCCCATCGAAACCCTCTTCGTCGTCGACGCCATGCAGGGCCAGGACGCGGTCAACACCGCCAAGGCCTTCGCCGACGCGCTGCCGCTGACCGGCGTGGTGCTGACCAAGCTGGACGGCGACGCGCGCGGCGGCGCGGCCCTGTCCGTGCGCCACGTCACCGGCAAGCCGCTGAAATTCGTCGGCGTCTCGGAAAAGCTCGACGGCCTGGAAGCCTTCTATCCCGATCGCATGGCGCAGCGCGTCCTGGGCATGGGCGACATCGTGTCGCTGGTCGAGCAGGCGCAGAAGAATATCGACATCGCCGAGGCGCAGAAGCTGGCGTCCAAGCTGAAGTCGGGCAACAAGTTCGACCTCAACGACTTCCGCGAGCAATTGGGACAGGTGAAGAAGCTGGGCGACATGGGCTCGCTGCTGGAAAAGCTGCCGGCCCAGTTCCAGCAGGCGGCGGGGCAATTGCAGAACGGCCAGGCCGACAAGCAACTGCGCCGCACCGAGGGCATACTCAATTCCATGACGCCGGCCGAGCGCGCCAAGCCGGAACTCATCAAGGCCTCGCGCAAGCGGCGCATCGCCACGGGCGCCGGCGTGCCGGTGCAAGAGGTCAATCGCCTGCTGTCCCAGTTCGAGCAGATGCAGGGGATGATGAAGCAGATGAAGAAGGGCGGCATGGCCAAGATGATGCGGGCCATGGGCGGCCTGAAGGGCCTGGGGAAACTCGGCGGACTGCGGTGA
- the thiS gene encoding sulfur carrier protein ThiS codes for MNIQLNGQPRDIPAGATVTQLVELLGYAGKRIAVERNGEIVPKSQHGITSLNADDKLEIVVAVGGG; via the coding sequence ATGAATATCCAACTCAACGGCCAACCTCGCGACATTCCCGCCGGCGCCACCGTTACGCAACTCGTCGAACTGCTGGGCTACGCCGGCAAGCGAATCGCGGTGGAGCGAAATGGGGAAATTGTTCCGAAAAGTCAGCACGGGATTACATCTCTGAACGCTGATGACAAATTAGAGATAGTTGTCGCGGTCGGCGGTGGTTGA
- the pip gene encoding prolyl aminopeptidase: MLFPAIDPYAHGYLDTGDGHQIYWEQCGNPKGKPAVFLHGGPGSGCSPVHRQLFDPSRYNVLLFDQRGCGRSHPHASLENNTTWHLVEDIERLRKEVMGVDKWLVFGGSWGSTLALAYGQTHPERVSAMIVRGIFTIRKSEIDWFYQEGASHLFPDLWEDYLAVIPPDERHDLVAAYHRRLTGADEAERLRAAKAWSKWEDSTITMMPSPRHQQSHAADLAALAFARIENHYFTHAGFMEEGQLIRDAHKLEGIPGVIVQGRYDVCTPARTAWDLHRAWPQADFHIVPDAGHAFDEPGILALLVRSLNRFAA, translated from the coding sequence ATGCTCTTCCCCGCGATCGACCCTTACGCCCACGGCTACCTGGACACCGGCGACGGCCATCAGATTTACTGGGAGCAATGCGGCAACCCGAAAGGCAAGCCCGCCGTTTTCCTGCACGGCGGTCCCGGCAGCGGATGCTCGCCGGTTCACCGCCAGTTGTTCGACCCCAGCCGCTATAACGTATTGCTGTTCGATCAGCGCGGCTGCGGCCGCTCGCATCCCCACGCCAGCCTGGAGAACAACACCACCTGGCACCTGGTGGAGGATATCGAACGCCTGCGCAAGGAGGTGATGGGCGTCGACAAGTGGCTGGTGTTCGGCGGTTCCTGGGGTTCGACGCTGGCGCTGGCCTACGGCCAGACGCATCCCGAGCGCGTCTCGGCAATGATCGTGCGCGGCATTTTCACGATCCGCAAGAGCGAGATCGACTGGTTCTACCAGGAAGGCGCCTCGCATCTCTTCCCCGATCTGTGGGAAGACTACCTTGCCGTCATTCCGCCCGATGAACGCCACGATCTGGTCGCGGCCTACCATCGCCGGCTGACCGGTGCGGACGAGGCCGAGCGCCTGCGCGCCGCCAAGGCCTGGAGCAAGTGGGAAGACAGTACGATCACCATGATGCCCAGCCCCCGCCATCAGCAAAGCCATGCGGCCGACCTGGCGGCGCTGGCTTTCGCGCGCATCGAGAATCACTACTTCACTCATGCCGGCTTCATGGAAGAAGGCCAGTTGATTCGCGACGCCCACAAGCTGGAAGGCATCCCCGGCGTCATCGTGCAGGGGCGTTACGATGTCTGCACGCCCGCGCGCACGGCCTGGGATCTGCACCGCGCCTGGCCGCAAGCGGATTTCCACATCGTGCCGGACGCGGGCCACGCCTTCGACGAACCGGGGATCCTGGCCTTGCTGGTGCGGTCGCTGAATCGGTTCGCGGCGTAG
- the trmB gene encoding tRNA (guanosine(46)-N7)-methyltransferase TrmB — MNTHPPSADAADRPPADDTTASQPAATAQLQAQDSPLPNDGSATDAAHPSHIRSFVHRRGHITQGQRDALERLLEQWSIPYSPRLLDVTKAFGRQAPTILEIGFGMGETTEKIALSRPGDNFLGVEVFNAGVGSLLKRIEASAVPNIRIVQHDAVEVVRDMIAPDSLAGVHIYFPDPWPKKRHHKRRLIQPPFVKLLASRLAPGGYLHCATDWENYAEQMLEVLGAEPLLANTAKDYAPRPDYRPQTKFETRGLRLGHGVWDLIFKRVA; from the coding sequence ATGAATACGCACCCTCCTTCTGCCGACGCCGCGGATCGGCCGCCCGCCGACGACACGACTGCCAGCCAGCCGGCCGCGACAGCCCAACTCCAGGCGCAAGACAGCCCCCTCCCCAACGACGGCAGCGCGACCGACGCTGCCCATCCGTCCCATATTCGCTCCTTCGTCCATCGCCGCGGCCACATCACCCAAGGCCAGCGCGATGCGCTGGAGCGCCTGCTGGAACAGTGGTCCATCCCCTATTCCCCCCGCCTGCTCGACGTTACCAAGGCCTTCGGCCGCCAGGCCCCCACTATCCTGGAAATCGGCTTCGGCATGGGCGAGACGACGGAGAAGATCGCGCTCTCCCGTCCCGGCGATAACTTCCTGGGGGTGGAGGTCTTCAACGCCGGCGTGGGCTCCCTGCTCAAGCGCATCGAAGCCTCCGCCGTCCCGAATATCCGCATCGTCCAGCACGACGCCGTCGAAGTGGTCCGCGACATGATCGCGCCCGACTCCCTGGCCGGCGTCCATATCTATTTCCCCGATCCCTGGCCCAAGAAGCGCCATCACAAGCGCCGCCTGATCCAGCCGCCGTTCGTCAAGCTGCTGGCCAGCCGGCTGGCGCCCGGCGGCTACCTGCACTGCGCCACGGACTGGGAGAACTACGCCGAACAGATGCTGGAAGTCCTCGGCGCCGAACCTTTGCTCGCCAATACGGCCAAGGATTACGCGCCCCGCCCGGACTACCGTCCGCAAACCAAATTCGAGACGCGCGGCCTGCGCCTGGGGCACGGCGTCTGGGACCTGATTTTCAAGCGAGTCGCCTGA
- a CDS encoding acetyl-CoA acetyltransferase translates to MSQKLKRGACAIVGVAESDIGQVSPGLSPMDLMGQATHRALEDCGLSLQDIDGVFCVTSQARMATLSLSEYLGLRPRYHGGANIGGCSFMSMVAHAQAAIETGACEVALIAYGSTQRSLGRANVASVDPSPYDSPFRPIFTASSYALAAARHAYQFGTTREQLAHIAVAARQWALLNPKAWEKKALTVEEVLNSRVLSSPLTVRDSCLVTDGGGAIIVTSAERARTLRKPPAYILGVGDDLSHYSISNMEDLTTTGAVRSGARAYAMAGLRPKDVNVLGLYDAFTITTLLFLEDLGFCPKGEGGRFVMDGAIAPGGRLAVNTNGGGLSYCHPGMYGIFILIEVVRQLRGEAGARQVANCDVALAHGNGGTLSAQSTVVLGSQATV, encoded by the coding sequence ATGAGCCAGAAACTGAAAAGAGGCGCCTGCGCGATCGTCGGGGTGGCCGAGTCCGACATAGGCCAGGTCTCTCCCGGTCTATCGCCCATGGACCTCATGGGACAGGCCACGCACCGCGCGCTGGAAGATTGCGGCCTGTCGCTGCAGGACATCGACGGCGTGTTTTGCGTCACCTCGCAAGCGCGCATGGCGACCCTCTCGCTATCCGAATATCTCGGGCTGCGGCCCCGCTACCACGGCGGGGCGAATATCGGCGGATGCAGTTTCATGTCCATGGTCGCGCATGCGCAAGCCGCCATCGAGACGGGCGCATGCGAAGTCGCGCTGATCGCGTATGGCAGCACCCAGCGCAGCCTGGGGCGGGCCAACGTGGCCTCGGTCGACCCCAGTCCGTACGACTCGCCGTTCCGGCCCATCTTCACCGCCAGCTCCTATGCCCTCGCGGCCGCGCGGCACGCCTATCAGTTCGGCACCACACGCGAGCAATTGGCGCACATCGCCGTGGCGGCGCGCCAGTGGGCGCTGCTCAATCCCAAGGCGTGGGAGAAGAAGGCGCTGACCGTGGAGGAGGTATTGAACTCGCGCGTCCTGAGCAGTCCGTTGACGGTGCGCGATAGCTGCCTGGTGACGGACGGCGGCGGCGCCATCATCGTCACGTCGGCCGAGCGAGCCCGGACGCTCAGGAAGCCCCCCGCCTATATCCTCGGCGTGGGCGATGACCTGAGTCACTACAGCATCAGCAACATGGAAGACCTGACGACGACCGGAGCGGTGCGCTCCGGCGCGCGCGCGTATGCCATGGCGGGCCTGCGGCCGAAAGACGTGAATGTGCTTGGGCTGTACGACGCATTTACGATCACCACCCTGCTTTTCCTCGAAGACCTCGGTTTTTGCCCCAAGGGGGAAGGCGGCCGCTTCGTCATGGATGGCGCCATCGCGCCGGGCGGCAGATTGGCGGTGAACACCAATGGCGGCGGGCTGTCCTATTGCCACCCCGGCATGTACGGAATCTTCATACTCATCGAGGTGGTGCGGCAGCTTCGGGGAGAGGCGGGCGCCCGCCAGGTCGCAAACTGCGACGTGGCGCTTGCGCATGGAAACGGCGGAACGCTGTCCGCCCAAAGCACGGTCGTTCTCGGCTCCCAGGCGACGGTTTGA
- a CDS encoding Zn-ribbon domain-containing OB-fold protein, with the protein MTDEVFSMSEMPGEVIEGSPLSVYESFLRKGKLAYQWDKATGKPVFFPRVLAPGSGSTDLTWRVSEGRGSVYSVTVISPKNEPAYNVVLVDMDEGYRLMSRVEGIPAEDVRIGMRVRARVFDPGNEEPPYPIFVPE; encoded by the coding sequence ATGACAGATGAGGTTTTTTCGATGAGCGAGATGCCAGGAGAAGTGATCGAAGGCTCGCCCCTCAGCGTATATGAGTCGTTCCTGCGCAAGGGCAAACTGGCCTACCAGTGGGATAAAGCGACAGGAAAACCCGTGTTCTTTCCGCGCGTGCTGGCCCCGGGTTCCGGCAGCACCGACCTGACGTGGCGGGTCAGCGAGGGGCGCGGCTCGGTGTATTCGGTCACGGTAATCAGTCCGAAGAACGAGCCGGCCTACAACGTCGTGCTGGTGGACATGGACGAGGGCTACCGGCTCATGAGCCGCGTCGAAGGCATACCGGCGGAAGACGTCCGCATCGGAATGCGGGTGCGGGCCCGCGTCTTCGATCCGGGCAATGAAGAACCTCCCTATCCCATATTCGTACCGGAATGA
- a CDS encoding FAD-dependent monooxygenase, whose product MNGDSRRNAENRFDVVVCGGGPVGLSMTYLLGRAGLRVAMFEKRPSTTTLPKGQYLHASTAEFFRQWGVWDLLADAGWETEDANGQGFYVNVANGPVAAIRAIEGTHEDYVKKWGAHSPVFPRKIPASDYEAAIRRRAESWANASLHFHTQVTDVEQLEDGVRLTVEDVPSKTMRSVVARYVVACDGAHSFIRSRLGTGQDHGPTFGNQVLVEFRAELDDTLGKDGFFHSFILNPRYAGWFGSKHPGNGLWRYSFRHDEETPPVREVLLERIRGALGMPHLPIEIIQTYRFDYSTGLLRNWREKNVLFAGDAAHWHSPWGGFGMNSGIQDANNLAWKLELVLKGKAAETLLDSYQEERKSKALITVKSATYNSLHYQAIAEAARVGEGALFAQGRISAEAQLFLSQRTIPHGDNAVLHTGYQLGTVYRSRAIVGNGETAPAPDLVEYVETTVPGVRAPHAWLSRQATGERISTIDLWGRRFVLVGHDMPDYWKAAATDVADALDIELPAIAVGANAAYRPLDSKFERLYAARLGDVVLVRPDGFVGAKLCAPDKAAAVRLLLDAMQSILGIAASAKNPEIEALA is encoded by the coding sequence ATGAACGGAGATTCCAGGCGCAACGCGGAAAATCGTTTCGATGTCGTGGTCTGTGGCGGCGGCCCGGTCGGACTTTCCATGACCTATCTATTAGGGAGGGCAGGCCTGCGGGTCGCGATGTTCGAGAAACGTCCCAGCACGACCACTTTGCCCAAGGGGCAATATCTTCACGCGTCCACCGCGGAATTCTTCAGGCAATGGGGCGTATGGGACCTGTTGGCCGACGCGGGCTGGGAGACCGAGGATGCCAACGGCCAGGGCTTCTACGTGAACGTGGCGAACGGCCCGGTGGCGGCGATCCGCGCGATAGAAGGCACGCACGAAGACTATGTAAAAAAGTGGGGAGCGCATAGTCCCGTCTTTCCACGCAAGATTCCCGCGTCGGACTATGAGGCGGCCATACGCCGCCGGGCCGAGTCCTGGGCCAACGCCTCGCTGCACTTCCATACGCAAGTCACGGACGTCGAGCAGTTGGAGGATGGCGTCCGCTTGACGGTCGAGGACGTCCCGTCGAAGACGATGAGGAGCGTCGTGGCGCGCTACGTGGTGGCGTGCGACGGCGCCCATAGCTTCATTCGTTCTCGATTGGGGACGGGCCAGGACCACGGACCCACTTTTGGAAACCAGGTGCTGGTGGAGTTTCGGGCTGAACTCGACGACACCCTGGGCAAGGACGGATTCTTCCACTCCTTCATCTTGAATCCGCGCTATGCGGGATGGTTTGGCAGCAAGCACCCCGGCAACGGTTTGTGGCGCTACAGCTTCCGGCATGATGAAGAAACACCGCCGGTGCGCGAAGTATTGCTGGAACGCATCCGCGGGGCGCTAGGAATGCCCCACTTGCCGATAGAAATCATTCAGACCTACCGATTCGACTACAGCACGGGCCTGCTGCGGAACTGGCGCGAGAAAAATGTGCTGTTCGCCGGAGACGCCGCCCACTGGCATTCCCCGTGGGGCGGTTTCGGCATGAACTCCGGCATCCAGGATGCGAACAACCTGGCGTGGAAACTCGAACTGGTGCTGAAAGGCAAGGCCGCCGAGACGCTGCTCGACTCCTATCAGGAAGAGCGCAAGTCGAAAGCGCTTATCACCGTCAAGTCCGCCACCTACAACTCCCTGCATTACCAGGCGATTGCGGAGGCCGCGCGGGTTGGGGAAGGCGCGCTGTTCGCGCAGGGAAGAATTTCGGCGGAAGCGCAGCTTTTTCTCAGCCAGCGCACGATTCCGCATGGCGACAACGCCGTGCTCCACACCGGTTATCAACTGGGTACGGTTTATCGATCCCGCGCAATCGTCGGCAACGGTGAAACCGCGCCGGCGCCGGATCTGGTCGAGTATGTGGAAACCACCGTTCCAGGCGTGCGGGCGCCGCATGCCTGGTTATCGAGGCAGGCCACGGGCGAACGAATCTCCACCATCGATCTGTGGGGGCGCAGGTTCGTGCTCGTCGGGCACGACATGCCCGATTATTGGAAAGCCGCGGCCACCGATGTCGCCGACGCCCTGGACATCGAGCTTCCCGCGATCGCTGTCGGCGCGAACGCCGCATATCGGCCCCTGGATTCGAAATTCGAACGGCTCTATGCAGCGCGCCTCGGCGACGTCGTTCTGGTGCGCCCCGATGGTTTCGTGGGAGCCAAGCTGTGCGCCCCGGACAAGGCCGCCGCCGTTCGGCTGCTGCTGGATGCCATGCAATCGATCCTGGGCATCGCCGCCAGCGCGAAAAATCCGGAAATCGAGGCGTTGGCCTGA
- a CDS encoding sulfurtransferase yields MEHKLSSLSGDLVQPDQLLESPNDNRLFVDVRLGEPADEFKDYRDCHILGAVHAQIRDVFAGPPTPDSGNLPLPDLDQLERQLQAWRVDADTEIVLYGPSMALAARGWWVLRWAELANVKILDGGLKAWINHGGPVAQGETQRASSPPPQRLHLSGGGMPQILVQDVENLDDGAVLIDARDENAYLAGCIPRARNVPAAGQWAPGGALRTTGEIQDLYEEAGLRKGDDVIVYCGGGVLSALTVLTLQALGHQPRLYVGSWSEWSKRPERMARSAMARS; encoded by the coding sequence ATGGAGCACAAACTTTCTTCTCTCTCCGGCGACCTCGTGCAGCCGGACCAACTGCTTGAAAGCCCCAACGATAATCGCCTGTTCGTCGACGTTCGCCTGGGCGAACCCGCGGACGAGTTCAAGGACTACAGGGACTGCCACATCCTCGGTGCGGTTCACGCCCAGATTCGAGATGTCTTCGCCGGACCGCCGACCCCCGACTCCGGGAACCTGCCGCTGCCCGACCTGGATCAGCTAGAGCGTCAACTCCAGGCGTGGCGCGTCGATGCGGACACCGAAATCGTGCTGTATGGCCCATCGATGGCGCTGGCCGCCCGCGGCTGGTGGGTGCTTCGCTGGGCCGAGCTCGCGAACGTGAAGATACTTGATGGCGGGTTGAAAGCCTGGATCAACCATGGCGGTCCCGTCGCGCAAGGGGAAACCCAACGCGCGTCCAGCCCTCCTCCCCAACGACTCCATTTGTCCGGTGGCGGCATGCCCCAGATTCTCGTCCAGGACGTCGAGAATCTGGACGACGGCGCGGTGCTGATCGACGCACGGGATGAGAACGCATATCTGGCCGGATGCATTCCACGGGCCCGCAACGTTCCCGCCGCCGGTCAGTGGGCGCCGGGAGGCGCCCTGCGCACGACCGGAGAAATCCAGGATCTATACGAAGAAGCCGGCCTTCGAAAAGGCGACGATGTCATCGTGTATTGCGGCGGCGGGGTGCTTTCCGCGTTGACCGTGCTGACGCTCCAGGCATTGGGACACCAGCCGCGTCTCTACGTCGGATCATGGTCGGAGTGGAGCAAGCGTCCCGAACGCATGGCTCGCAGCGCCATGGCAAGGAGTTGA
- a CDS encoding tripartite tricarboxylate transporter substrate binding protein, with protein sequence MKKFISRAVKWVFAGIAMLAASPGFAQSYPQKPVRVIMPWIDGFPANSARLFSQELATRYKQPFVVEPRPGAGGEIAARQVIAAPPDGYTLLVTGSSITIRAASNEKNADGLRDLQPIAQITTTPYVIVAKAGRFKTFKNLLAEARSSQKINFASAGIGTGMHYLGELINISAGVKMMHIPYNTGSRQLAAVMGGDVDIAIISLVTAWPYIHAGTMEALAVSSETRSAIAPDIPTLHELGLKDVPAIGAWIAVFGPKNLDPAVVKSLSKNISEIAKDPATQETIKGWAAELPDTRTAALENVVGSETRFWKKLIKERNLPIAD encoded by the coding sequence ATGAAGAAATTCATCTCCAGAGCGGTCAAGTGGGTATTTGCCGGCATCGCGATGCTTGCCGCAAGCCCGGGCTTCGCGCAGTCCTATCCTCAAAAACCGGTCAGGGTGATCATGCCCTGGATCGACGGTTTCCCCGCCAACTCCGCGCGCCTGTTTTCGCAGGAGCTGGCAACCCGATACAAGCAGCCATTCGTCGTGGAACCCAGGCCGGGGGCCGGCGGTGAAATCGCCGCCAGGCAGGTCATCGCCGCGCCGCCGGACGGCTACACCCTGCTGGTGACGGGTTCGTCCATCACCATACGCGCGGCCAGCAACGAGAAAAATGCGGACGGACTGCGCGACCTGCAACCCATCGCCCAGATCACCACCACGCCCTATGTCATCGTCGCCAAGGCGGGCCGGTTCAAGACCTTCAAGAACCTGCTGGCCGAGGCCAGGAGCAGCCAGAAAATCAACTTCGCGTCGGCGGGTATCGGCACGGGCATGCACTATCTGGGCGAGCTCATCAACATCAGCGCCGGCGTGAAGATGATGCACATTCCCTACAACACCGGCTCCAGGCAACTGGCCGCGGTAATGGGAGGCGACGTCGACATCGCCATTATTTCGCTGGTCACCGCGTGGCCCTATATCCATGCGGGAACCATGGAGGCATTGGCGGTCAGCTCGGAAACGCGCAGTGCCATCGCGCCGGATATTCCCACGCTGCATGAACTGGGTCTCAAGGACGTTCCCGCCATCGGCGCGTGGATTGCCGTTTTCGGGCCCAAGAATCTCGATCCCGCCGTGGTGAAAAGCCTCTCGAAGAATATTTCCGAGATCGCGAAGGATCCCGCGACGCAGGAAACCATCAAGGGTTGGGCAGCCGAGCTTCCCGACACCCGAACCGCCGCCCTGGAAAACGTAGTGGGATCGGAGACCCGCTTTTGGAAAAAGCTCATCAAGGAACGCAATCTCCCTATCGCGGATTGA